In Chitinophaga nivalis, a single genomic region encodes these proteins:
- a CDS encoding alpha-L-fucosidase: MKRLLVLGACITQLYATSYAQKPTFPENKEKMQWFADAKLGIFIHWGIYSVKGIDESWSFHNKKIAYPDYMQQLKGFTASNYDPQAWADLIKASGARYAVMTTKHHDGVALWNTSFGKLDVVKSTPAKKDVLTPLYAALRKDSIKCGAYFSLIDWSYKDYPQFLKDSSRYDIKAQPARWQRFLDYYEGQMKEVMTKFNPDLWWFDGDWEHSAQEWEAPKMRNMLTTHNPNTIINGRLQGYGDYDTPEQNFPVTRPHAKWWELCMTVNDNWGWQPQDTNWKTPFEVISIFVDAVSNGGNLLLDIGPKADGTIPAEQVTVLQELGAWNQRNGEGIFNTIGGIPQGHFYGPTTLSKDSTTLYLFLPGKTSGQVVIKGLDNKITSISTLGTGTPLSHKIVGKISWSPVPGLVYIQVPENVQDKYVTVLKVKLDKPVKLYRGKGGYLTNDNE, translated from the coding sequence ATGAAAAGATTATTAGTGCTGGGAGCCTGTATTACACAGCTGTACGCAACCTCGTATGCGCAAAAACCAACCTTTCCTGAGAACAAAGAAAAAATGCAGTGGTTTGCGGATGCCAAACTGGGCATCTTTATTCACTGGGGTATCTATTCTGTAAAAGGCATAGATGAATCCTGGTCTTTCCACAACAAAAAAATCGCTTACCCGGATTATATGCAGCAGCTGAAAGGCTTTACTGCCAGCAACTACGATCCGCAGGCGTGGGCAGATCTGATCAAAGCTTCCGGCGCCCGCTATGCCGTGATGACCACCAAACATCACGATGGCGTTGCCCTGTGGAATACCAGCTTTGGTAAACTCGACGTTGTAAAAAGCACACCCGCCAAAAAAGATGTGCTCACCCCGTTATATGCCGCATTACGGAAAGACAGCATCAAATGCGGTGCTTACTTTTCATTGATCGACTGGAGTTATAAAGATTATCCGCAGTTTCTGAAAGACAGCAGCCGGTACGATATCAAAGCACAACCCGCCAGGTGGCAGCGTTTCCTCGATTATTACGAAGGACAGATGAAAGAAGTCATGACGAAATTCAATCCTGACTTATGGTGGTTCGATGGCGACTGGGAACATTCCGCCCAAGAATGGGAAGCGCCTAAAATGCGTAACATGCTGACAACACATAACCCGAACACCATTATCAATGGCCGCTTACAAGGTTATGGCGACTACGATACACCGGAACAAAACTTCCCGGTAACCCGCCCACATGCCAAATGGTGGGAACTGTGCATGACTGTCAACGACAACTGGGGCTGGCAGCCACAGGACACCAACTGGAAAACACCTTTTGAAGTGATCTCTATTTTCGTGGATGCCGTAAGCAATGGCGGGAACCTCCTGCTGGACATAGGTCCTAAAGCAGATGGCACCATTCCGGCAGAACAGGTAACCGTACTGCAGGAACTGGGCGCCTGGAACCAGCGCAACGGGGAAGGTATTTTCAATACCATCGGTGGTATCCCGCAGGGACACTTCTATGGCCCTACCACACTCTCTAAAGACTCTACCACCTTATACCTGTTCCTCCCTGGTAAAACCAGCGGCCAGGTCGTGATCAAAGGTCTGGATAATAAAATCACATCTATCAGCACCCTGGGCACCGGTACGCCGCTTTCCCACAAAATTGTGGGTAAAATTTCCTGGAGCCCTGTACCCGGACTGGTATACATCCAGGTACCGGAAAATGTGCAGGATAAATACGTGACCGTACTGAAGGTAAAACTGGATAAACCGGTAAAACTGTACAGAGGTAAAGGCGGTTACCTGACCAATGACAACGAATAA
- a CDS encoding 1-aminocyclopropane-1-carboxylate deaminase/D-cysteine desulfhydrase translates to MLFSYQQITLDTFHTSWLPEGLEAALLRLDQLHPAISGNKWFKLKYNLAAAKAAGATRIVTFGGAYSNHIAATAVACKMAGFAATGIIRGEQPAIPGHTLQQAAAHGMELVFVSREDYKNKYDPSQWYYHQADTLVIPEGGHNAAGAQGCEEILTIHPTAGYTHILCAAGTGTTLAGLINQAAPSQQVIGIPVLKGAQFLEKDISDLLRPDHTAQWRLLYDHHGGGYAKISPGLIDFINTFYQETGIPTDIIYTGKLLLAFRELVQQGYFPDNSRVLLIHTGGLQGNLSLAPGTLAF, encoded by the coding sequence ATGTTATTTTCCTATCAACAGATTACACTGGATACTTTTCATACCTCCTGGCTGCCGGAAGGCCTGGAAGCCGCCCTATTGCGGCTGGACCAGCTGCATCCTGCCATCTCCGGCAACAAGTGGTTTAAGCTGAAATACAACCTGGCAGCGGCGAAAGCAGCCGGAGCCACCCGTATCGTGACTTTCGGAGGCGCCTACTCCAATCATATTGCTGCTACCGCCGTCGCCTGTAAAATGGCCGGCTTTGCCGCCACGGGCATTATCCGGGGCGAACAGCCGGCTATACCCGGCCATACCCTGCAACAGGCCGCCGCTCATGGAATGGAGCTGGTATTTGTAAGCCGGGAAGACTATAAAAACAAGTATGATCCTTCCCAGTGGTATTATCACCAGGCGGATACCCTGGTGATCCCGGAAGGCGGCCATAATGCAGCCGGTGCACAGGGCTGTGAAGAAATACTGACCATTCACCCCACTGCCGGCTATACGCATATTTTATGTGCGGCGGGTACCGGTACTACCCTCGCCGGGCTCATTAACCAGGCAGCGCCTTCCCAGCAGGTCATCGGTATTCCTGTGCTCAAGGGCGCGCAGTTCCTGGAAAAGGACATCAGCGACCTGCTGCGGCCGGATCATACCGCCCAATGGCGCCTGTTATATGATCATCACGGCGGCGGATATGCTAAAATATCTCCGGGCCTTATAGATTTTATCAATACTTTTTACCAGGAAACCGGCATTCCCACAGATATTATTTATACCGGAAAACTGCTGCTGGCATTCCGTGAACTGGTGCAGCAGGGCTACTTCCCGGATAACAGCCGGGTACTGCTCATCCATACCGGCGGCCTGCAGGGTAACCTATCTCTTGCACCGGGTACGCTGGCCTTTTAA
- the lipB gene encoding lipoyl(octanoyl) transferase LipB — translation MNKQQIVVKDLGIIDYQQAWDYQEQLLRENVQLKSQAVGQHPKPTTNYLLFCEHPPVYTLGKSGHMENLLLDEQELAARGIGFVPTNRGGDITFHGPGQIVGYPILDLENFFTDIGKYLRCLEEVIIRTLADYGVTGDRSQGETGVWLDPHNKLAARKICAMGVRCSRWVTMHGFALNVNTPMDYFSNIIPCGIADKKVASLNLEVGREVPVEEVKARLSKHFAEVFDAEMI, via the coding sequence ATGAATAAGCAGCAGATAGTCGTAAAAGACCTGGGTATTATAGATTACCAGCAGGCATGGGATTACCAGGAACAGCTCCTCCGGGAAAATGTACAGCTGAAATCACAGGCCGTCGGCCAACACCCGAAGCCCACTACCAATTACTTATTGTTTTGCGAGCATCCGCCCGTATATACCCTGGGTAAAAGCGGGCATATGGAAAATCTGTTACTGGATGAGCAGGAACTGGCCGCCCGCGGTATTGGCTTTGTGCCCACGAACCGCGGCGGGGACATAACTTTTCATGGCCCGGGCCAGATTGTAGGCTATCCTATTCTGGATCTCGAAAATTTTTTTACAGATATCGGTAAATACCTGCGTTGTCTGGAAGAAGTCATCATCCGCACCCTGGCGGATTATGGCGTTACCGGCGACCGTTCCCAGGGCGAAACCGGCGTGTGGCTGGACCCGCACAATAAATTGGCCGCCCGTAAGATATGTGCGATGGGCGTGCGTTGCAGCCGTTGGGTAACCATGCATGGCTTTGCGCTGAACGTCAATACACCGATGGATTATTTTTCCAATATTATCCCTTGTGGTATTGCCGATAAAAAGGTGGCTTCCCTGAACCTGGAAGTAGGCCGCGAGGTGCCGGTGGAAGAAGTCAAAGCCCGGCTGAGCAAGCATTTTGCCGAGGTATTTGATGCGGAGATGATTTAA
- a CDS encoding RluA family pseudouridine synthase: protein MAEELLELEDELENGDGSEELYEKINMVVDKGQEPIRIDKFLTYRIEGATRNKIQQALDGELVIVNDKPVKANYKIKPQDKIVVYSNRNPESTEIIPQELPLNIVYEDEDVMIIDKPAGLVVHPGCGNRDGTLVNGLSWYLGDKTQATEPEIPRFGLVHRIDKNTSGLLVIAKSDKAMNDLAKQFFDHTVHRRYIALTWGNFEEDEGTVIAHVGRHQRLRKIMDAYPDGEYGKEAITHYRVLERFNYVSLVECRLETGRTHQIRVHMQHIGHSLFNDETYGGNRIVKGTIYTKYKQFVENCFDIMPRHALHAQQLGFIHPRTRQQMYFESPMPADFTSVLEKWRRYVAARPLDVE from the coding sequence ATGGCTGAAGAATTGCTGGAACTGGAAGATGAGCTGGAAAACGGTGATGGCAGTGAGGAATTGTATGAAAAAATCAATATGGTTGTAGATAAAGGGCAGGAGCCTATCCGTATTGATAAATTCCTTACCTACCGTATTGAAGGTGCCACCCGCAATAAAATACAACAGGCGCTCGATGGCGAGCTGGTTATTGTTAACGATAAACCCGTTAAGGCCAACTACAAGATCAAGCCGCAGGACAAAATCGTTGTGTATTCCAACAGAAATCCGGAAAGCACCGAAATAATACCGCAGGAATTACCCCTGAATATTGTGTATGAAGATGAAGATGTAATGATCATCGATAAACCTGCCGGCCTGGTAGTACACCCGGGCTGTGGTAACCGGGATGGTACCCTGGTGAATGGTTTATCGTGGTATCTGGGCGATAAAACACAAGCTACCGAACCGGAAATTCCCCGTTTCGGCCTGGTGCACCGGATCGATAAAAATACCAGCGGCCTGTTGGTCATTGCCAAATCAGACAAGGCGATGAATGACCTGGCCAAACAGTTTTTTGACCACACAGTACACCGTCGGTATATTGCCCTGACCTGGGGAAATTTTGAAGAAGACGAAGGTACGGTTATCGCACATGTGGGCCGCCATCAGCGGTTACGCAAAATCATGGATGCCTATCCCGACGGAGAATATGGTAAAGAAGCCATTACCCATTACCGGGTGCTGGAACGCTTTAACTATGTATCCCTGGTAGAATGCCGGCTGGAAACAGGCCGCACGCACCAGATCCGCGTACATATGCAACACATCGGCCACTCCCTTTTCAATGATGAAACCTATGGTGGTAACCGCATTGTAAAAGGTACCATCTATACCAAATACAAACAGTTTGTGGAAAACTGCTTTGATATCATGCCGCGCCATGCCCTGCATGCGCAGCAGCTGGGCTTTATACACCCACGCACCCGGCAGCAGATGTACTTCGAAAGTCCTATGCCAGCCGATTTCACCAGCGTGCTGGAAAAATGGAGAAGATATGTAGCCGCCAGACCACTGGATGTAGAATAA
- a CDS encoding gliding motility-associated C-terminal domain-containing protein has product MSAILLCCAMFFTASAGGRATAFTPSSTCVNDTIYFSIPAPAGIDSVKWYFGDPLSAEKDSSKKIYPYHIYTQTGTYTIRLVAWRNGKPDTTIQDIAIVSPVLYDLGPQDITLCEGNTMTLEAPVIPGATYLWQDNSTGSSILVDTASTYKVKINGCLLRDSVNVFYTPIPVIDLGPDLVLCTGEHIALDATAQNCTYQWNTGNTSPTQDVTTSGTYHVNVYPKGCAPITDEVTITFTGSPLPFTLGPDTLLCPGESITLAPKAPGATKWTWSTGATKPSVTIRSEGNVWALVEINHTCSVVDTVFVNYNRLKKLNLGNDTTLCKGNFLVLTADFGNGTYLWQDGSDQATYYVTQPGNYSVQAKIGRCEASDAIRVSYVDTLRANLGPDKLLCQEETLQLQPTGIGGAAFKWQDSTSVPVYNVTRPGIYAIVAHNACGKSVDSVQISYQDCACTMHFPTAFTPNGDGRNDYFRPIFRCPVYQYTLSIYNRWGERVFFTTDPKVGWTGKVYGQAIDAVTFVWIVDYREVNTNLVVHKTGTVTAIY; this is encoded by the coding sequence ATGTCAGCCATACTGCTGTGCTGTGCGATGTTTTTTACCGCCAGCGCCGGGGGCCGTGCGACTGCTTTCACGCCTTCTTCCACCTGCGTCAATGACACCATTTATTTTTCGATTCCTGCTCCTGCCGGTATTGATTCTGTAAAATGGTATTTTGGAGATCCGTTATCTGCCGAAAAAGACTCTTCCAAAAAAATCTACCCCTATCATATTTATACGCAAACCGGCACCTACACCATCCGGCTGGTAGCCTGGCGTAACGGGAAACCCGATACGACGATACAGGATATCGCTATTGTATCACCAGTGTTATATGATCTGGGCCCACAGGACATCACCCTGTGTGAAGGCAATACCATGACGCTGGAAGCCCCTGTCATACCCGGGGCCACCTATCTCTGGCAGGATAACTCCACCGGCAGCAGCATCCTGGTAGATACCGCTTCTACCTATAAAGTAAAAATCAACGGCTGCCTCCTGCGGGATTCTGTCAACGTATTTTATACCCCTATTCCCGTCATAGACCTGGGCCCCGACCTGGTGCTGTGTACCGGAGAACATATTGCCCTGGATGCTACCGCTCAAAACTGTACCTATCAGTGGAATACCGGCAACACCTCACCCACCCAGGACGTGACCACTTCCGGTACTTACCACGTCAACGTATATCCGAAAGGATGTGCACCTATCACCGATGAAGTGACCATTACCTTTACCGGCAGCCCCCTGCCCTTTACACTGGGACCTGATACGCTGTTATGCCCCGGAGAATCCATTACCCTGGCCCCCAAAGCGCCGGGCGCCACTAAATGGACCTGGAGCACAGGCGCTACTAAACCGAGTGTAACCATCCGATCGGAAGGTAATGTGTGGGCACTGGTAGAAATCAATCATACCTGCAGTGTGGTAGATACCGTTTTTGTGAATTATAACCGCCTGAAAAAATTAAACCTGGGCAATGATACCACGCTTTGCAAAGGCAATTTCCTGGTGCTCACCGCCGATTTCGGCAATGGTACCTATCTGTGGCAGGATGGTTCCGACCAGGCGACCTATTATGTCACCCAGCCCGGCAATTATTCCGTACAGGCCAAAATAGGCCGCTGTGAAGCTTCAGACGCCATTCGAGTAAGCTATGTGGATACCTTGCGGGCCAACCTGGGACCCGATAAATTACTCTGTCAGGAGGAGACGCTCCAGCTGCAGCCAACAGGTATCGGCGGCGCTGCTTTCAAGTGGCAGGACAGTACCAGCGTGCCGGTATACAACGTCACCCGGCCCGGTATTTATGCGATTGTTGCCCACAATGCCTGTGGTAAGAGTGTGGATTCCGTGCAGATCAGCTACCAGGACTGTGCCTGTACCATGCACTTCCCGACGGCCTTCACGCCCAACGGTGATGGCAGAAATGACTATTTCCGGCCCATATTCCGGTGTCCCGTATACCAATATACGTTGAGTATCTACAACCGCTGGGGAGAAAGGGTATTTTTCACTACCGATCCAAAAGTAGGCTGGACCGGCAAAGTATACGGGCAGGCCATTGACGCCGTTACGTTTGTCTGGATCGTGGACTACCGGG